The following is a genomic window from Fulvia fulva chromosome 9, complete sequence.
CTTAATCACTCACATGTCAAGCAATTCCTCAGCGTAGTCGTCCAAGTAGATGATCCTGAACCTCTCACCCCAGTGGTTGGTCCATTCCGGTCTCTTGTACAGGCTGTTGATGTTGTGGCTCCAGGATACCAACTCCACAGTCCATTTCTTCTTCAATGCCCTCTCGACCATAGCCATGAATCCAGGGCTGTACTCAGCACTGGCCGCATCGCCGGTCGCCAGGACCATCGTCGAAGGCTTGTCATAATCGACAACAGACTCCAACATCTTCAAGTGCAGGATCTCATCCACACCTTGCTCAATCATGGCGGCTTTGGCGTATTGCGGCGTGTTCGTTTCCGAGCCACTGCCGCTATCGCCGCCAATGCCAGGTATCATTGAGAACTGAGGTGGTGAACTTGACTGCGAAGTCTGAACCAGGGCCACGTTGTTGCTTGGAGGTGGCGGTTTCGCGCTTCTCCCAAAGCGGCCGCGGTCAAGTTCCTTGAAGTAGATTTGGCGGTCGGTGAGCTCGCGGGCTTTGTATACCTTCTCCAAGATACTACACTCGTAGCCCACGGCTTTCGCCTTGTCGAACGCTGGAAGATGGGGTGTCGAGCCAGCCAAGACTCGCTTGGCGACTGGACGGCGACGCTCGATGAGAAGAGCCAACGCATCGAAGGAGAGGTGCGCCTGTGGCACACGGGCCCACGGTTGAATGTCGCGAGCGCGCTTTAGCTGATCCATGAAGCCGATGAAGATGTTACTGGCGTCGATGAAGACGTGGATGCCTCTCGGATCGTTGTTGTGAGTTGTGAGGTTCATGGGGTTGACCAGATACTTCATGTCCTGGAAGAAGTCCTGAAGGATCTTCATGAACAGCGCATAATGTCGATCTTCGCCAGATCGCACGACCTTTGGCTCAATGGTGAGCGGAGCTCGTACATGTTTCTGTACGGGCATGGAAGCAGGTGCAGCTGGAGTGCCGGCAACTCGTGGCATCGAATGCGGTGGTGTCGCGACCAGCTTTCCATGAAGCATTGGCTGTACAGAAGAAGGAATGAGATGAGTGACTTTGTTGTTTTGAGGTGTGTTGATGAGCTGGACTGAGTTTGGACCAGTCTTGGCTTGCGTGGATGAGATTGGAATTGGCTGCACAGACATGCTCTTTGGACCAGTAGGCACTTTGGGAGGCGACTTGGACCCGGTCCGTGAGGCCTTCCAAGCCGCGAGTCGGTCTTTATGGCTGCCATTGGATGTTGTGGCTGTTAGTCTGCCGGACGACTGTGCCGGTGCGTCCTTTGTCCGAGGCTTGGATGTGTTGGGTGACGGCGAGGGAGGCATCTGGTCCTGCTTCATTGAAGCCATAGCCCGTGCTACAGCATTGACGGCCTCACTGGTAGTGTCTGGCTTCCAGTTCTCGGGCTTGACCACATTCTTCGAGTCTTCCGGTACAAAAAGCTCCTTCAGCTCTGGATCGAGCTCCACATTGGCGGCAATGCGAGCAGCCTTCTTGTTCCTCATGTACTGGGTGAGATTGTGCTCACGGTTATCCTTCTCTGCTGGTAGCAAAGATGTGACAGCCTTGCCACTTGCATCGCGAGGTCGTAGACCAGATCTTGGTGTTGGCGCCGACGGCACAACATGCGCAGATGCTTTGATGGCTGGTGTCTTCTTCCCGACTGGGTCTGCTTCCGATTCCGAAACATTCATGCTCATGCCAGCCATCTGACTTTCAAGTGTCTTCCGCTCCTTGCGACGTGCCTTCTTACGTTGCGTCTTTGTCAGACCAGCAAGCGGATCCTTCCTCACGCTTTTCCAGTCAACCGACTCATCGCCGTCTGTGACATCCAGATCGGAAGCCTGGGCATCTCTCGAGAATGTGTTCAGCTTGCTCTTCTGTGAGACGTATGTCGCCCCATCTGAGGCATAGTCGTCTTTGTTCGGTACTGGTGTGGGCAGCTCATCGCCGCTGGCTGTCGGTTCGCTATCGATATGGCTCGGTGACCCAAGAAACTGCCAGATCTTACTAAAGTCACCAAGCTTGGGTGGCGAGCTGGCAAAGTCTTGTGTGTCGGTGTTGTGAGGTGGAGGGGGATCAGGCTTCACGTCTTCCGCCTGGTGATCATGGCTGGTGAGTGGCGACTGCTCGTCGGCCTTTGGGTTGAGTGTATTGACGAAGTCAAGAACGTGAGAGAGATCCCAGCGCTTCGTCTCGGTGATTGTAACCATAGAAGGCTATCGTGTCGCGGACTCCAGGTCGGCGTTGCtgggtggtggtggtggtgtaGCTATAGCTCTGGTCGCAAGCGGCAGCGAAAGGCCGACAGAAGAAGCGATGGCTAAGGAAAGCAATCAAGTGTCAGTGTCAGTAGTGAAGAATGGGATGTTGGTAGCAAGCAGTGTCAGGCGAAGCGGCTTGGGTCTCTTCATACTTTGGCTGTGGGCGTCATGAATGAGTGCTTGGTGTCTGTGTGAAGGTCGAGGTCGGTCGAGTCTCAGATGCAGTCATCGGGAACCCGCCAAGCCCCAAGCCCCGCCGTCGCCACTGCCCTGCAGATCGCCGAACAATGCCTCGCCCCACCGCACCTCTCGCTTTCACTCACATCACGACCACCAAGCACGAATTTATGAATCACGAGATGACGATGTTGTAGACGGTCACTGTCATATCTGCTATATAGGGGGGCCTTTTGTCGTTCTTCTTTTTCCCACCATGTCCGCTGATTTCTGGTCCGGTTATGTCTCTGGAGCCATTGGCGTCTTGATCGGCAACCCTTTGGACATTGTCAAGACAAAGCTGCAGGCTGGATCTGCGCAGCATGCCTCCGAGATTAATGTTGTTCCAAACGCTTCCCAAGCTCCTCCGAAGAGCATCGAGAGATTCACGCAACTGGCGAGAGGAGCTGCTGCCCCCATCTTGGGTTATGGAGCTCTCAATGCCATTCTATGTAAGGGCTTCCATATGTAGACTTCTCTGCAGCATTGCCAAGTGTCATGCCTCCTTTCTCAATGTCAAGTGTCTCATCTAACACTCTCCCGTTACCTAGTTATGACCTACAACCGCAGTCTTGCCTTGCTCAATACCGGTGACATGAACCAATGGCCAGAGAGGCCACCTGCTTGGAGTATATCGTAGGTTTTCCGACTCTCTACATGCACTGTGCCGTGGAGTGGCCTGTTCTACATATCGTGGCTAATACTGCCGTCTCTTTAGGACAGCAGGTGCCCTAGGTGGCTTTGCCACTTTTCTCGTCTCGGCACCCACGGAACTCGTCAAGTGCCGAGCTCAGGTCTCCCATCCACCGAAGTCCTCCCTCCAGATCACGAAAGACCTGTGGTCAGCGGGTGGTTTGCGAGGCCTCTACATGGGCGGTGGTGTCACGAGTGTCCGCGATGCAGTAGGATATGGGTTCTAGTAAGCCTTCCAGCATCTATTTTCTCCCTCTAGCATTGAACCCTCTTCCCCTTAATCCTTTCACTGACCCGCACCCAAGCTTCTACTCCTACGAACTCAGCAAACGCACCCTCACCTCCCCGACCGACACGCACACCACCTCAGCCCTGAAAGTGCTCCTCTGCGGCGGCCTAGCAGGAGTAGCAACTTGGGTTTCAATCTTCCCCCTAGACGTCATCAAGACTCGTGTCCAAACCTGGGATCTCCATCATTCCCACAGCAGTCCCGCGAGCCAGCCACTCCTCCGCACCTCCAAGGCCATAACGAAGCGACCAAGCACCCTCGCAATCGCAAAGGCAGCATATCACGCAGAGGGAACGAGAGTCTTCTTCCGCGGCTTAGGGATCTGTTCAGCTCGGGCATTCATCGTGAACGCAGTGCAATGGGCTGTGTATGAGTGGATGATGCGAGTGCTAAGTACTGGCAGTAGTAGTCAACCATGAAACCAAGAACCCTCACTCATCAAACTCCACACTCATTCCCAGAAAGCATCACATTCCCATTGATCTGTCCAGCCTATCTGTGTGCTGAGAGTATACTCGCATCCGCTACTATTACAGCACGCTTTTTCCGAAGGAAGTGAGAGCAGAATTCATTCGCCCAATTTTCCCTTCTGATGCAGAAGAGTTTTCAATCGCAGTCTTGTCTTTCTCATCTCTCTCGGTATGTTACAAGCTCAGCCCATCCCATTCTCAATCCCAGTCCAGATAGACCTGTTCCGTCGAAAGCCATCTTCACGAAAGACAGCAATCTCCATCCCATCCATCCAGCTGTTTTCTGTTTTCAGTTCAGAGCCGTACCCATAGTACCGGAAGTAAGAGTAGTAGTCGTAGTGTGTGTTGTGTACCGACGCAGTTCGAAGCTCTTTCGATGCTTCATCTTCGTCTTTCGGTGAGGAGTATGTGCGTCGCAGAATTTACATCATCTGCTCCTGCATGCTGCCAGTAGGCTCTTGGCCCTCCATGGCGCCGCTGTCAGGGTACTTGGCGTAGTCGAGACCGAGAGGACGACCACCGTAGGAGTAGCCCTGGAACTTCTCGATGGCGGTTTGAGCATCTGGCTGGCTGCTGAAGCGCACGACACCAGAGCCGCGGGAGCGACCGTTTGGCTCGTACTGGATCTCAGCTTGCTCGACAGTTCCGATAGTCTGGAAGAGCTCGACCAAGTCCTCGTTGCTGGTGCTCCATGGCAGCTAGAAAGTGTGTCAGCGGTGATCAGCAGCAATTGGTGTGGGGGTATACTCACGTTCTTGACGTGGATGATGGGGTTTGGCTCGCCGCCAGAGAGTGCGCCATCGGTGAAGGCGTTGGGTGCGACGACAGGTGCAGCAGCGCCGCCGCCGCCACCATAGCCACCTCCTTGGCCGCCTTGATAGCCTCCGCCTCCATATCCACCTCCTCCCTGGAAACCTCCGCGACCTCCTCCATAGCCACCGCGACCGCCGAAGCCGCCGCCGCCGTAGCCACCTTGTTGAAAGCCTCCGCCGAATCCACCGCGGCCACCGAAACCGCCTCGTCCTCCGCCGAAACCGCCACGTCCGCCAAATCCTGGGCCAGAGTTTGCATAGCGGTCCTCGCGAACCTCAAGAATGCGGCCTTGCCAGTCGTAGCCGTGGAAGGACTGAATGGCGTTCTGTGCGTCTTCTGGTGTGTCGAAAGCGACGACTCCTGAGCCCTTGGGTTGTCCATCTGGTGCGGTGTGCACATCAGCACGAACGACATTGCCTGCTTGGCGGAAGAGATCCTTGAGGTCTTGCCAGCCAGCTCCAAAGGGGACCTGTTTGTGTGTCAGTGAGGCTTGAGAATCGAGTTGCGAGGCCACTCACATTCGAGACAAAGATCTGGGTCTTGCCGCCTCCTTGTCCCATGCCGCCACCCATTCCGCCGCCGTAGCCACCCTGGTAGCCACCGGCGCCCTGGAACCCACCGCGACCTCCTTGGAAGCCACCACGAGCTCCACCAGCACCTGGAGGTCCAGCGAAGCGTGGCTCAGTCTCACGGTCCTGGTGAAATGTTAGCTCTGACAGCGCAAGTGAAGGTGATCCCATGTACCTCGCGAACGTAGACCAGTCTGCCCATGAGGGCGGTGTTGCTGAGCGTGGCTATCGCTTCCTGGGCTTGATCTCTAGTCGCATACTCGCAGATTCTATGGTACTGTCAGTTTTTGCGGTGCCACAAATGATGTTGGTGGTTGTGAGCTCACCCGCAGCCTTTGCTCATGCCGTTCGGTAGTAGTAGAACATCTGCGAAGAGGACATCCAGTGTGCCGTCTGTGAGGTTGTTAGTGATATTTTGGCCTATGGTGGTGTTTTGATGAGATACCTTTTCGCATGTGGTCTTTGAGGTGGTGCCACTTGACGTCGTAAGAGAGGTTGCCGACGTAGACACGTCGGTCTTGCTGTGAGGATTCGTTGACAGACTTCATCATCTGTTCCTTGGACTGTTGGCGCTCTTCGAAGTTGCGTGGTGGTGCTCTATCGTGGTCGTTGGAGTCGTAGCGGCCGCCGTTTGAACGTCTTGGTGGTGATTGATCACGACGGCGGTCGTAGCGGTCGTCGTCACGGTGGTCTGGAGAGCGTGATCGAGCGTCACGGCGGCGGTAGTTGTCGGAGCGTCGCTCCTCACGTGGTGATCTGTCGCGCTGTGATTGACACATGTTAGCATATGAAGAGAAAATTCGGTGCGCGCGATAGCCTTCCGCGTACTGAGTCCTGGGTCTCACGGTCGGACTGCCGTCCCCTTGGCTCGTCCGGTGGAGGTGGCGGAGGTGGTGAGGGCGGCGCGCTGGCCGCAGGAGGAGGAGGTGGTGGTGATGCGTAGAGCTTTTGATATGCAATTAGTCTCAGCCAGTCCAGATCCAGATCCGTAGACTGAGTGTACGTACGATCGCGTCTATCTCCACGCGCGCAGTGCGGACGCTGTCCATGAAGCCAGCAACACCATCCATAGCTATGATGGTGTTTGGGGATGGCAAGCAGGCCGAAGGCGAGAGATTTGGAGAGAGGCAGAGCGCGTATGTCTTGGCACGGCTTCTCCCGCCACAACTCTCCCCTTTCAATGCATACCGCACCACAGCATGACCATCCAGTCCAAGCAGCAGCAAGCTCCACAAGCGGTAATGGATATAATGCAGCACGCATAGTGCTTCATGCAATCGGCCTAAGCTCAGCGCAGATACAGCCACCGAGCCATAGCAAGAGCCTTTCAAGCCCGCGAGACCTTTCGATCCACCGATATGCCGGCTTCAGCATAACGCGTAGGATGCTTAAGGGACGCTTCGTAAGAGCAGGGACTCCGTTGAGGAGGTGATACCATGGCATCTCATTGGCCTTGAAAGGTGATGGGGGGGGTCTGGGAAGGCGATAAGCTACACCCACGCGAAGCTGTGATGCGCGCCAGCGAAGCAATGCCACTGTCGAGCTTCTGCTGCGCAGGCAAGGCGTACCACTATGGGGATTACGGTCCTTCTGCAGCAAGCAATACAGCAGAGACAACAAAGCGGATGTTTGCGCGCCGTGCAAGCAGAAAACCCTGCCAGGTCTGATCATACCAGCCGATGTCATGAGGTTTTGGACAAGAAGGCATCGTGCAACTCAGCGGTATGTCGCGACCTGCAAGCGGCCCATGGCTCTGGAATGCGGTATGTGTCCAGGATACCCAGAACACCTCTCGACATGGCGAGATACGTTGGCAGAACTATATGACACTCCGCGCCATTTCATGAGTTGCGCTGCGTGTTCGCGAACGCTTCGGCGAGTATGGTGGCTCTCGGGCAAGACATCAGCCGCCAGCCCGTCTGACCATGGAGTGCATTGCGAATATGCTGCGCGCGGAGGTATGAGATCCCATTGGGTCATGTGCGCCCTGGAAAGTCAATGCACACCCAACCGAGGCATGGTATGGTATGCCTTGCAAGATATCATAGCCGCGCAGGTCGCTTCGCAAGGCCATGCATTTCTGGCTGGTTCTGTGCATACAGGGCAAGCCTCTGGACTCTGGACGTTTGACACCGCGTTTGTGCTCAAGAACGCCTGTCATGCATGGAGCAATCAATATCGTGGACGACGCGGTTGCATGAAAGCTTCTGTCCAGCAAGACGGTTATCGGCAATCTGTCAAGCTTTGTGCGAGACCGAAGCGACGTCCTTGATCGATACCGGCTATGCATCACGCGCATTGTGTGAAGACCGCTGTCCAGGAACGGCTGCTTCGCATGAGATGGGCTCGTCGCCGGTAAGGGTTCGTGTTCGCCCATGACTTGAACTTGCTGATGGTCGAAGCAGTCGGTGCAGGCGAAGCGGCTGGAGTATATTGCCACGCAACTCAATCATCACACCTTAACAATATATGCCCAGGTGGGTCCAGACTGCGAGCGCTCCTAGACTGATGGCAGCCGATGATATGCTGGGCGTACACGAGACGATATGCTGTGGCTATGGTGTAAGACCACGAGCTCTCGACTCAGCATCGATATTCCAGCGTCTGTATCGGCCTGCAGGACAGACTGCGGTGTTGGAAGCCCGTGACCCGATGGGCGAGCTCCGTCCGCAATGCATGGCCAATGATATTTTGAAGAATGGTCGTCTGCTTCTGGTCTGGTGCTCGGTGTTGAAGTCTCCCGTCATAACGGACGTCTGGACAGGATACTGGATCGGTCGACGCAAGTCTGAACTCCGGCAAAGGCACCATGCGATGCATGGTAAGAAATCCTCCAACAGGACATAAAGCGTTGGCGCTTTGCTTCATCTTGGCCACACGAGACAGGTGTTGAGAGTTCGGGACCAGCTGGGCGCTGGTATGTCATCTCTACCCAGGATAGGTGAACGGTGTTCTGGCAATGCCGAATGCCTTGGTCGATCTCATGAGCCTTCGTCGTGCTCGGTTTCAGGCCTTCGATTGTGTCGTATGGCTTGGCCTGAGGCGAGGGATTGGAGCTGCCTGATACAGCAGTCCTCATCTGGCCAACAGTGACCTAATGGCCAAGCGGTGCGTGAAGCTCGCACAATGCTTGGCAGTTAGATGAACTCCCGTGGTTATGTGTTGTCTCCAGGAACTCCGGACGAAGTGGTCATGCTTGAATAACGACATACCAGGGACCACATGGGTACACCTGGCAACTTTTGTTACTGGTCTCGGTTGTGGGCATCTTCCTGCACTGCCAGCCTCACGGATGGATACGCATTGGACGACACGCGAGTGCTCAAGGATGGGCATGAGCTGCCCTGCAAAGACAGAAAGACGCTGATATGCGAACGGCCAGCATTGGCACGAATATGTCTTGGACGAGTGGTATAAGCTGCATACCCGTATGCCACGTGTAATCGCTCATATGCCGCCTGCCGTATATGCCGTCTGCCCGAATATGCCGTCCTCTCGTGCTGTCTTTATGATATCCGCGTGTCTTCTTGCTTTCTTCTCCAGTCCAGGTCATATCGCTTAGCGCCGGCACTCTGCCATGCACTGCGTGTCCATTCTTTCTCTTGCGGTCATATGCCGCGCCGATTCGCCAGTCCCAGTCTCCGTCCGTCATCAGTTCCAGCTCCATCACGGTCCAGTCCAGGTCTCCGCCGATACTGTCCATCACAGTACGCGGAAGGGCTGTCACACATGTCATGAACGCAAGGTTAAATACGTACCGAATCACGACCTCGATCGTAGTCACGGTCAGCTGCGGGCGAGGTGTAAGCTTGTGTCTCCTGTCGAGGCGGGCGCGAGGTTGATATCGCACGTGACGGTTGGCGAGGGTGACGGGGAGTAGGAGCGCCCGATGAGGGAGATG
Proteins encoded in this region:
- a CDS encoding Solute carrier family 25 member 45; translation: MSADFWSGYVSGAIGVLIGNPLDIVKTKLQAGSAQHASEINVVPNASQAPPKSIERFTQLARGAAAPILGYGALNAILFMTYNRSLALLNTGDMNQWPERPPAWSISTAGALGGFATFLVSAPTELVKCRAQVSHPPKSSLQITKDLWSAGGLRGLYMGGGVTSVRDAVGYGFYFYSYELSKRTLTSPTDTHTTSALKVLLCGGLAGVATWVSIFPLDVIKTRVQTWDLHHSHSSPASQPLLRTSKAITKRPSTLAIAKAAYHAEGTRVFFRGLGICSARAFIVNAVQWAVYEWMMRVLSTGSSSQP